ATTAAGAAAGTAATCGCAGAATCCATGAGAAAACTAGCTGAAAATCTTTTAGCAGAATAGAGGTGTAGACATGGATAATAAAAAAATTTCCGAAGTATTTCTTGAAATATCTGAAGCTATCGAAAGCGGAAAATTTGGTAAGAAAGTAAAAATCGGTCTTACTACTTTAGGTAGTGAACACGGCGTTGAAAATATGAAGAAAGCTATTGAATTAGCTGATTCTGATCTTTTTGAAGTAGTTGTTATCGGTGAAAAAGTTGATGATGAACATGAAACTTATGAAGTTGATAACGATGAAGATATGTACAAAAAGATGGAAGAATTACTTGACAGTGGCGAAATTCAAGCCTGTGTAACTCTTCACTACAACTTCCCTATCGGTGTTTCAACAGTTGGTAGAGTAATCACTCCTGGTACTGGCAAAGAAATGTTCTTAGCTACTACTACAGGAACTAGTGATACAGAAAGAACAAAAGCTATGGTAAGAAATGCAGTTGCAGGTGTTATCGCAGCTAAATCTTGTGGTATCGCAAAACCAACAGTTGGTATTTTAAACATCGACGGAGCAAGACAAGTAGAAAAAGCTTTGAAACACTTCAAAGACAACGGATTTGATATCGAATTTGCTGAAAGCCAAAGAGCTGACGGTGGTATCGTAATGAGAGGTAATGACCTTCTTATGGGAAGCTGTGATGTAATGGTAACTGATTCATTAACAGGTAACTTATTAATGAAGATGTTCGGTTCATTCACATCAGGTGGTAACTACGAAACTACTGGTTTTGGATATGGTCCTGGTATCGGTGAAGGCTACGAAAGAAACATATTTATAGTATCTCGTGCTTCAGGTGCTCCTGTAGTTGC
This Finegoldia magna ATCC 53516 DNA region includes the following protein-coding sequences:
- the grdD gene encoding glycine/sarcosine/betaine reductase complex component C subunit alpha — its product is MDNKKISEVFLEISEAIESGKFGKKVKIGLTTLGSEHGVENMKKAIELADSDLFEVVVIGEKVDDEHETYEVDNDEDMYKKMEELLDSGEIQACVTLHYNFPIGVSTVGRVITPGTGKEMFLATTTGTSDTERTKAMVRNAVAGVIAAKSCGIAKPTVGILNIDGARQVEKALKHFKDNGFDIEFAESQRADGGIVMRGNDLLMGSCDVMVTDSLTGNLLMKMFGSFTSGGNYETTGFGYGPGIGEGYERNIFIVSRASGAPVVANALKYAYQTVAGGIDNNKKSIYKQAEKADFKGILDSLTKKEAPKESSEEVKMPDKEVVSATISGIDILEIEDAVQALWKENIYAESGMGCTGPIVQVSDANLDKASQILKQNGYIE